In Terriglobales bacterium, a single window of DNA contains:
- the glgA gene encoding glycogen synthase GlgA, which yields MKITFAASECVPFSKTGGLADVVGALPQALAALGHDVTVFLPKYKQTKLASAKTVVPSVTVPFDDQYRFCSVLDGGSQHGVRFYFIDYPPFFERDALYGTPTGDYPDNAERFALYSRAVLEASKAMGVPEVFHCHDWQSALIPVLLRTNYADDPAFRGVPVVFTIHNMGYQGLFSPDTLPLLGLPWDLFTMDKLEFFGKANFLKGALVFSDFITTVSKKYSQEIQTPEYGFGLEGVLRARSATVTGILNGVDYNEWSPEMDKFIKAKYSPADLKGKAACKADLLAEFGCADTASKLPVIGIVSRFAAQKGFDLIAQVMERLAREEMIICALGSGDKEYQDMFTRMHQQFPNKILIKVAYDNTIAHKIEAGSDMFLMPSRYEPCGLNQIYSLKYGTVPVVRATGGLDDTIENWDPKTQKGTGFKFSEYSGEALYKTIQAALTAYKDQASWQQLMRNGMGKDFSWGASAKEYVRVFERVKQARSAAA from the coding sequence ATGAAGATCACCTTCGCGGCATCCGAGTGTGTGCCATTCTCGAAGACCGGCGGGCTCGCTGACGTGGTGGGCGCGCTGCCGCAGGCCCTGGCCGCGCTCGGGCACGACGTCACCGTCTTCCTGCCCAAGTACAAGCAGACCAAGCTGGCGTCCGCGAAGACCGTGGTGCCGAGCGTGACGGTGCCGTTCGACGACCAGTACCGCTTCTGCTCGGTGCTGGATGGCGGGTCGCAACATGGCGTCCGATTCTACTTTATCGACTACCCGCCGTTCTTCGAGCGCGACGCCCTCTACGGCACCCCGACCGGCGATTATCCTGACAACGCCGAGCGCTTCGCGCTCTACTCGCGCGCGGTGCTGGAAGCCTCGAAGGCGATGGGCGTGCCCGAGGTCTTCCACTGCCACGACTGGCAGTCGGCGCTCATCCCGGTGCTGCTGCGCACCAACTACGCCGACGACCCGGCGTTCCGCGGCGTGCCCGTGGTCTTCACCATCCACAACATGGGCTACCAGGGGCTTTTCTCGCCCGACACGCTGCCGCTGCTCGGGCTGCCCTGGGACCTGTTCACCATGGACAAGCTCGAGTTCTTCGGCAAGGCGAACTTCCTCAAGGGCGCGCTCGTCTTCTCCGACTTCATCACCACGGTCAGCAAGAAATATTCGCAGGAGATCCAAACGCCGGAGTACGGCTTCGGCCTGGAAGGCGTGCTGCGCGCGCGCTCGGCGACCGTGACGGGAATCCTCAACGGCGTGGACTACAACGAGTGGTCGCCGGAGATGGACAAGTTCATCAAGGCGAAGTACTCGCCCGCGGACCTGAAGGGCAAAGCGGCCTGCAAGGCCGACCTGCTCGCGGAGTTCGGCTGCGCCGACACCGCGAGCAAGCTGCCGGTCATCGGCATCGTCTCGCGCTTCGCGGCGCAGAAGGGCTTCGACCTCATCGCGCAGGTCATGGAGCGCCTGGCGCGCGAGGAGATGATCATCTGCGCGCTCGGCTCCGGCGACAAGGAATACCAGGACATGTTCACGCGCATGCACCAGCAGTTCCCGAACAAGATCCTGATCAAGGTCGCGTACGACAACACCATCGCGCACAAGATCGAGGCGGGCTCCGACATGTTCCTGATGCCGTCGCGCTACGAGCCTTGCGGCCTCAACCAGATCTATTCGCTCAAGTACGGCACTGTGCCGGTGGTGCGCGCGACCGGCGGCCTCGACGACACCATCGAGAACTGGGACCCCAAAACGCAGAAGGGGACCGGCTTCAAGTTCTCGGAGTACTCGGGCGAGGCGCTGTACAAGACCATCCAGGCCGCTCTCACCGCCTACAAGGACCAGGCCAGCTGGCAGCAGCTCATGCGCAACGGCATGGGCAAGGACTTCTCCTGGGGCGCGTCGGCGAAGGAGTACGTGCGCGTGTTCGAGCGCGTGAAGCAGGCGCGCTCGGCAGCGGCGTAG
- the rsmA gene encoding 16S rRNA (adenine(1518)-N(6)/adenine(1519)-N(6))-dimethyltransferase RsmA — protein MTAGGKAAKKPKLGQNFLADKRAAEKIVAALGDVSQKLVVEIGPGRGVLTELLAARAAHVAAIELDHVLGAQLRMAYALKPNVEIIEGDVLRIDFARFVGREAGTAGDTRLHRAPKAQVIGNLPYYITSPILLHLFEHHQHIEQIVILVQREVADRIAAEPGGREYGLLSATAQLFAKVEKLFTLPPGAFSPPPKVYSTVLRLTIAPRAEKLGVEPRAFLDFLKLAFAQKRKTLLNNLRQDYDEAAARKAIASAKLRPDVRAEAVELEKMARVFNALR, from the coding sequence GTGACTGCCGGTGGAAAAGCCGCGAAGAAGCCGAAGCTGGGGCAGAACTTCCTCGCCGACAAGCGCGCGGCGGAGAAGATCGTGGCGGCGCTGGGCGACGTCTCGCAGAAGCTGGTGGTCGAGATCGGCCCCGGCAGGGGCGTTCTGACGGAATTGCTGGCGGCGCGCGCGGCGCACGTTGCCGCCATCGAACTCGATCACGTGCTGGGCGCGCAGTTGCGCATGGCGTATGCGCTCAAGCCGAACGTCGAGATCATCGAGGGCGACGTGCTGCGCATCGACTTCGCGCGCTTCGTCGGGCGCGAGGCGGGCACCGCCGGCGACACGCGCCTGCATCGCGCGCCGAAGGCGCAGGTCATCGGGAACCTGCCTTACTACATCACGTCGCCCATCCTGCTGCACCTGTTCGAGCACCACCAGCACATCGAGCAGATCGTCATCCTCGTGCAGCGCGAGGTCGCCGACCGCATCGCGGCGGAGCCCGGTGGGCGCGAGTACGGCCTGCTCTCGGCGACCGCGCAGCTGTTCGCGAAGGTCGAGAAGCTGTTCACGCTGCCGCCGGGCGCGTTCTCGCCGCCGCCCAAGGTGTACTCCACCGTGCTGCGGCTGACCATCGCGCCGCGCGCTGAGAAGCTGGGCGTGGAGCCGCGCGCATTCCTCGACTTCCTGAAGCTTGCCTTCGCGCAAAAGCGCAAGACGCTGCTCAATAACCTGCGGCAGGATTACGATGAAGCCGCGGCGCGCAAGGCGATCGCGAGCGCCAAGCTGCGCCCCGACGTTCGCGCCGAAGCGGTCGAACTGGAGAAGATGGCGCGCGTCTTCAACGCGCTGAGGTAG
- the amrB gene encoding AmmeMemoRadiSam system protein B, whose translation MAPDPTVRQPAVAGRFYPDDAGTLRRDIASYLKSGTKQRALGCVVPHAGYMYSGHVAGAVYAHLELPHRFIILCPNHTGMGQPLAIMSRGAWATPLGEVAIDEGLAGELQRALPYLEEDEQAHRAEHALEVQLPFLQQLLPDFRFVPICVGVGQLAVLEALGKAIANVLADRRDVLVIASSDMNHYESDSVTREKDHKAIERILALDPAGLHETVRRERISMCGYGPAVAMLTATRQLGATRAELVKYATSADVSGDRDYCVGYAGIAVL comes from the coding sequence ATGGCGCCCGACCCGACAGTCCGGCAACCGGCAGTCGCCGGAAGGTTCTATCCGGATGACGCCGGCACGCTACGCCGCGACATTGCCTCGTATCTGAAGAGCGGCACGAAGCAGCGCGCGCTCGGGTGCGTGGTCCCGCACGCCGGCTACATGTACTCCGGGCACGTGGCGGGCGCGGTGTACGCGCATCTCGAGCTTCCGCATCGCTTCATCATCCTTTGTCCGAATCACACCGGCATGGGCCAGCCGCTCGCGATCATGAGCCGCGGCGCCTGGGCCACGCCGCTCGGCGAAGTAGCGATCGACGAGGGACTGGCCGGCGAACTGCAGCGCGCGCTTCCCTACCTGGAAGAAGACGAGCAGGCGCACCGCGCGGAGCACGCACTCGAGGTCCAGCTTCCATTCCTGCAGCAACTGCTGCCGGACTTCCGCTTCGTGCCCATCTGTGTCGGCGTCGGACAGCTCGCCGTTCTGGAGGCGCTCGGCAAGGCGATCGCCAACGTTCTGGCGGACCGGCGGGATGTTCTCGTCATCGCCTCGAGCGACATGAACCACTACGAGAGCGACTCCGTCACGCGCGAGAAAGACCACAAGGCCATCGAGCGCATCCTCGCGCTCGACCCCGCCGGGCTGCACGAAACGGTGCGGCGCGAGCGCATCAGCATGTGCGGCTACGGGCCGGCCGTCGCGATGCTGACCGCCACCAGGCAGCTCGGCGCGACCCGCGCCGAGCTGGTGAAGTACGCCACTTCGGCCGACGTTTCCGGCGACCGCGACTATTGCGTGGGCTATGCCGGCATCGCGGTCCTTTAA
- a CDS encoding FecR family protein, translating into MRPRLGYVLVLGALVFGLAGSAAAETDSHARIVRLSYVDGQVQMDRDGSSGLEAGFLNMPLAQGTQVVTGGDGYAEIEFENGGTIRLTPSSNLRMRELGSRGDSRVTLLDFDSGTAYFNIKGDSDDDFRVLLQGQEVRVHKSARFRIRLERDSAQIAVTKGELQFTGENEVRVKKDETLTLDFQDRGRYFLAKSIETLTYDAWDRERDDYRDRYASERYSNSRYAYGYSDLNYYGSFINVSGYGDCWRPYGYGASWDPFLDGAWVWYPRWGYVWVSSYPWGWTPYRYGRWIWVSGYNWCWQPGSYWDRWSYYPVVHRWPSWYDRRRCHPPERRHGGGSRVVVVGRGPYTGKGTDGRNGRRVAVDGAPDLPAPRIQSGGGRNAGSPTRGPSPITPGVLPDQNVAAELRRVHGNEENFGRRRMVEVRGDEGASANVGAATGGSPNAGSSPVGVTGPTAPASPQKIVVAPAPPQQRGDVDRLDTGRGRAESQPPRTTPAATPAPQPAAPSVRPAPAPPVRPAAPASDPAPRSQGSGYRGASGYSGANSGGSSAPHSSGAASASSSGSGGYRSQSSGGGSSSSSGGSRSSSSSGSRSSGSSSSSTAKSPK; encoded by the coding sequence ATGCGTCCGAGATTGGGGTACGTCCTCGTTCTTGGGGCTTTGGTATTCGGTCTGGCGGGGTCCGCGGCGGCCGAGACGGATTCGCACGCCCGCATCGTCCGGTTGAGCTACGTCGACGGCCAGGTGCAGATGGACCGCGACGGATCGAGCGGCCTGGAAGCCGGCTTCCTCAACATGCCGCTGGCGCAAGGCACGCAGGTCGTGACCGGCGGCGACGGCTACGCGGAGATCGAATTCGAGAACGGCGGCACCATCCGCCTGACGCCCTCCAGCAATCTCCGGATGCGCGAGCTGGGCTCGCGCGGCGACAGCCGCGTCACCCTCCTCGACTTCGATTCCGGCACGGCCTACTTCAACATCAAGGGCGATTCCGACGACGACTTCCGGGTCCTGTTGCAAGGGCAGGAGGTCCGCGTGCACAAGTCCGCGCGCTTCCGCATCCGCCTGGAGCGCGACTCCGCCCAGATCGCCGTGACCAAGGGCGAGCTGCAGTTCACCGGCGAGAACGAAGTGCGCGTGAAGAAGGATGAGACGCTCACGCTCGACTTCCAGGACCGCGGCCGCTACTTCCTCGCGAAGAGCATCGAGACCTTGACGTACGACGCCTGGGACCGCGAGCGCGACGACTATCGCGACCGCTATGCCTCCGAGCGCTACAGCAACTCGCGGTACGCCTACGGCTACAGCGACCTGAACTACTACGGCAGCTTCATCAACGTCTCCGGCTACGGCGATTGCTGGCGCCCGTATGGCTACGGCGCCTCCTGGGATCCGTTCCTCGATGGCGCGTGGGTGTGGTATCCGCGCTGGGGATACGTGTGGGTGTCTTCCTATCCCTGGGGCTGGACGCCGTACCGCTACGGCCGTTGGATCTGGGTGAGCGGCTACAACTGGTGCTGGCAGCCGGGCTCGTACTGGGACCGCTGGTCGTACTACCCAGTCGTGCATCGCTGGCCGAGTTGGTATGACCGCCGGCGTTGCCATCCGCCGGAGCGCCGCCACGGGGGCGGTTCGCGCGTCGTCGTGGTCGGCCGTGGTCCGTACACTGGCAAGGGTACGGACGGCCGCAACGGACGCAGGGTCGCCGTCGACGGCGCGCCTGACCTTCCGGCGCCGCGCATCCAGAGCGGTGGCGGGCGGAATGCCGGCTCGCCGACGCGCGGCCCGAGTCCCATCACGCCCGGAGTGCTGCCCGATCAGAACGTGGCGGCTGAGCTCCGGCGCGTGCACGGCAACGAAGAGAACTTCGGACGCCGCCGCATGGTCGAGGTCCGCGGGGATGAGGGCGCGAGCGCGAACGTCGGAGCAGCGACGGGCGGCAGCCCGAATGCCGGCTCGTCTCCCGTTGGCGTGACCGGTCCGACCGCGCCCGCGTCACCGCAGAAGATCGTGGTCGCTCCGGCGCCTCCGCAACAGCGCGGCGATGTCGACCGTCTCGACACCGGCCGCGGCAGGGCGGAATCGCAACCGCCACGCACCACGCCCGCGGCTACTCCGGCGCCGCAACCGGCTGCGCCCTCGGTCCGGCCCGCGCCCGCGCCGCCCGTCCGTCCGGCGGCGCCGGCGAGCGATCCGGCGCCTCGCAGCCAAGGTTCGGGCTATCGAGGCGCGAGCGGATACTCGGGTGCGAACAGCGGCGGCAGCAGCGCGCCGCATAGCTCGGGCGCCGCGAGCGCATCCAGTTCCGGTTCCGGCGGCTATCGCAGCCAGAGCTCGGGCGGCGGCTCCAGCAGCTCCAGTGGCGGTTCGCGCAGTTCGAGCAGCAGCGGCTCGCGTTCGTCCGGCAGTTCGAGCAGCTCGACGGCTAAGAGCCCGAAGTAG